taccaataaaaacatattttctatttaaaatcttaagcactgaaaacaagaaaataagtttGCACTTCAAGCAAACATTAGCAGAGCAAATGACTGATGCCAGACCCACAGTTAAagtgctctcctcctcgattctcatccGAACGAAGGAGGTTGGTAACGAGCGCGCGCGCCattttctaaacaaaaaagtgtatttcaGTGAATAAAAATGTCTGATTCTGCAGTTGCAACGTCCGCTTCCCCAGTGGCTGCCCCACCAGCGCCAGTTGAGAAGAAGGTGGCCGCCAAAAAGGCATCTGGATCCGCTGCTACAAAGGCAAAGAAGACCACTGCCCCGCCATCGCATCCGCCAACTCAGCAAATGGTAGACGCTTCCATCAAGAATTTGAAGGAGCGTGGCGGCTCATCGCTTCTGGCAATCAAGAAATATATCAGTGCCACTTATAAATGCGATGCCCAGAAGCTGGCTCCATTCATCAAGAAGTACTTGAAATCTGCCGTGGTCAATGGAAAGCTGATTCAAACAAAGGGAAAGGGTGCGTCTGGCTCATTTAAACTGTCGGCCTCCGCCAAGAAGGATCCCAAGCCAAAGGTTGCGTCTGCTGAGaagaaagtgaaaagcaaGAAGGTAGCCGCCAAGAAGACCGGAGCCACCGCCAAGAAGGCTGCCACGGGAGCTGCCGACAAGAAGCCCAAGGCTAAGAAGGCTGTTGCCACCAAAAAGACCGCCGAGAAGAAGAAAACGGAGAAGACGAAGGCCAAGGATGCCAAGAAAACTGGAACCGTAAAGGcaaagccagcagcaacaaaggccAAGTCGACGGCAGCGAAGCCGAAGGCGGCCAAAGCACCAAAAGCCAAACCAGCGGCGTCTGCTAAACCCAAAAAGGCGGTGAAGaaagcagctgctcctgctacCGCTAAGAAGCCGAAAGCCAAGACTACGGCTGCTAAGAAGTAAATTGTGAAAAAGTACAGTACCTGGTACACGCTCGCAATCGCAATTTCAGATTTCGAAATCTGAAATTAGTTTAACAAGCCCTTTTCAGGGCTACAACTTTGGTTAACAAGAGAAAGGAACTTTCAATTGAAAAcatattgtacatttaatgTATCCATTTATATTGTTGCACCTGGCCGCCAGTAGAAAGTATATCAGTATACCAGGTTCATAGAGGAGACATTGCACAATTTCTTTGTAAATAGATGTTAATGATTaagtcctttaaaaaaatggtgcaccaaattgataattttatattttatggcaaATGGTTTGtggtatattgaaaatttagtttctttggtaaaatatgttgtggcCCTGAAAAGGGCCGTTTTGGATCTTTCTCCGCATCCGCAGCAAGAGAAAATTACTTGGAGCTGGTGTATTTGGTGACAGCCTTGGTTCCCTCACTAACGGCGTGCTTGGCCAACTCTCCGGGCAGGAGCAGGCGAACAGCCGTTTGGATTTCCCGACTGGTGATGGTCGAGCGCTTGTTGTAGTGAGCCAGACGAGAGGCCTCGGCAGCAATGCGCTCGAAGATATCATTCACAAAGCTGTTCATGATGCTCATCGCCTTCGACGAAATGCCGGTGTCAGGATGGACCTGCTTCAGGACCTTGTAAATGTAGATGGCGTAGCTCTCCTTCCTCttgcgcttcttcttcttgtcggTCTTGGTGATGTTCTTCTGGGCCTTGCCAGCCTTCTTGGCTGCCTTTCCACTAGTTTTAGGCGGCATTATTCACTTCACTTATGATTTCACAAACACAATTCACTGATCATAGTGGTGCGAAGAGAGTGTTCagctttatactttttttcgaGCAATGTTTTCAGGTCTATGGCACCCACCCCTAACTGAACGCGCAGGCAgacgaaaaagtataaatacgtGGCTACCCGGGGCTGGGCGAGCATTCAGTGTGTTTTCAGTGTGTAAAGTGAACCAAGTGAAATACTCGTAAAGCAAAATGT
The genomic region above belongs to Drosophila takahashii strain IR98-3 E-12201 chromosome 2L, DtakHiC1v2, whole genome shotgun sequence and contains:
- the LOC123002952 gene encoding histone H1-like encodes the protein MSDSAVATSASPVAAPPAPVEKKVAAKKASGSAATKAKKTTAPPSHPPTQQMVDASIKNLKERGGSSLLAIKKYISATYKCDAQKLAPFIKKYLKSAVVNGKLIQTKGKGASGSFKLSASAKKDPKPKVASAEKKVKSKKVAAKKTGATAKKAATGAADKKPKAKKAVATKKTAEKKKTEKTKAKDAKKTGTVKAKPAATKAKSTAAKPKAAKAPKAKPAASAKPKKAVKKAAAPATAKKPKAKTTAAKK
- the LOC123002956 gene encoding histone H2B; amino-acid sequence: MPPKTSGKAAKKAGKAQKNITKTDKKKKRKRKESYAIYIYKVLKQVHPDTGISSKAMSIMNSFVNDIFERIAAEASRLAHYNKRSTITSREIQTAVRLLLPGELAKHAVSEGTKAVTKYTSSK